In Zingiber officinale cultivar Zhangliang chromosome 6A, Zo_v1.1, whole genome shotgun sequence, a single genomic region encodes these proteins:
- the LOC121996478 gene encoding uncharacterized protein LOC121996478 isoform X1 codes for MTFPNEYAELVRSADGRNGTQNLISQIRRIFILEDPFQGSTEMQDRAYRDLERLTCLQVKNVIPFMNEYMNLAAKTGHLFTGPELSQKFWLKLPGDLGKRIKQAFEEMYPGNTMGVHPRIIFAYRYLEEEYKKAAFSRSLKDLSFCSQIPIPGFYQDSKRRYGVRKSTTYKGKPHQSHARIEKKKHLIRNKKCKCFLCGEEGHFARDLLYKNTKRVAMFEGLELPEDYEIMSVQEGEEQSDAIYSIFEGEDNQVLSLATEYLCVFIEARNCYMIGKHGGWQPMVRVTKEQHDCTHIWLINDDIPYPYEKCHCCKRETMRKHRAHCTLCKITTCGMCSDNYFNMQIPVQRTTSIPYNPTSLIKEQQVYIAWAEAEITRLQQEVETSHAMAELQISQIKREFQKVKEEFLMQASADRLEIDTEIEELRFKIDALELENRDLKKLLHNQNEEVNMFITEGREKVFSAEEASLPKKRTNGLFNLEVEIYIPGIKEFKVHAILDTGATTCCIDQGSIPIEAIEDNTFVVNFSGINSKTTANKKLNMEI; via the coding sequence ATGACCTTCCCCAATGAATATGCTGAATTAGTCAGATCAGCAGATGGACGCAATGGTACGCAAAATTTAATATCTCAAATAAGACGTATTTTTATTCTTGAAGACCCATTCCAAGGATCCACTGAAATGCAAGATAGGGCGTACCGAGATCTTGAAAGATTAACTTGTTTACAAGTCAAAAATGTTATTCCTTTCATGAATGAATATATGAACTTGGCTGCAAAAACAGGACATTTATTCACAGGGCCTGAATTATCACAAAAATTTTGGCTAAAGCTACCCGGAGACTTGGGAAAGAGAATTAAGCAAGCCTTTGAGGAAATGTATCCAGGTAACACTATGGGGGTACACCCTCGCATTATTTTTGCATATAGATATTTAGAGGAGGAATACAAAAAGGCTGCCTTTAGCAGATCCTTGAAAGATTTGTCCTTCTGTAGTCAAATTCCTATACCAGGTTTCTATCAGGATTCAAAAAGAAGATATGGAGTCAGAAAATCAACAACCTATAAGGGCAAGCCTCACCAATCTCATGCCCGTATAGAAAAGAAGAAACACTTAATCCGAAATAAAAAGTGTAAATGTTTTCTTTGCGGAGAAGAAGGCCACTTTGCTCGAGATTTGCTTTATAAAAACACAAAAAGAGTTGCCATGTTTGAAGGATTGGAACTTCCTGAAGATTACGAAATAATGTCCGTGCAGGAAGGAGAAGAACAGTCAGATGCAATATATAGTATTTTTGAAGGGGAAGACAACCAGGTATTGTCTTTAGCAACAGAATACTTATGTGTTTTTATAGAGGCAAGAAATTGTTATATGATAGGGAAGCATGGAGGATGGCAACCAATGGTTAGAGTCACAAAGGAACAACATGATTGCACTCACATATGGTTAATCAATGATGATATTCCATATCCTTATGAGAAATGCCATTGCTGCAAAAGGGAGACTATGCGGAAGCATCGAGCACATTGCACTCTTTGCAAAATAACAACCTGTGGTATGTGCTCAGACAATTATTTTAATATGCAAATACCTGTACAACGTACAACATCTATTCCTTATAATCCTACAAGCCTAATTAAAGAGCAGCAAGTTTATATAGCCTGGGCAGAAGCTGAAATTACCAGGCTGCAACAGGAGGTTGAGACATCTCATGCAATGGCTGAACTCCAGATTAGTCAGATAAAAAGAGAATTCCAAAAGGTAAAGGAGGAATTTCTTATGCAAGCATCCGCAGACAGATTAGAAATTGATACTGAAATTGAAGAACTGAGGTTCAAAATAGATGCTCTAGAATTAGAAAATAGAGATTTGAAGAAATTACTGCACAATCAAAATGAAGAAGTAAATATGTTTATCACTGAAGGAAGGGAAAAGGTGTTTTCAGCTGAAGAAGCTTCTTTACCGAAGAAAAGAACAAATGGACTCTTCAATCTCGAAGTGGAAATCTATATTCCAGGTATCAAAGAATTTAAAGTTCATGCTATTCTTGATACAGGTGCAACCACATGCTGTATTGATCAGGGATCTATTCCAATTGAAGCCATTGAGGATAACACTTTCGTAGTAAATTTCAGTGGTATCAATTCTAAAACAACAGCCAACAAGAAGttaaatatggaaatatga
- the LOC121996478 gene encoding uncharacterized protein LOC121996478 isoform X2 yields MTTRADPPVATNSRTNTEGVSLFEDQVRNYRQNQRRRYMAGRALQRMARRITGREPYEYTLEQQLDPQVQLRQSMQERAALVPAEVLYHSRRDDAHHSVYVHRSEEAILVTTNQIDRSFIQEESFHQLQRSRMRFIHMGIIQVRVQILHRQEEGTLLLVVFRDNRWRGDQAIFAAMEIDLTHGSQLVYVIPDTMLTISDFYQNIQISILARGYEGWRNGEANILITRGMVGRLSNTPNVGFAYEVQNVVDYLASHGVRALPGRRYSTSEFMGQNWIIRPSTINIPLQPTEVTTNTLIDGRISMQFENYQTARTAMQPEYNNADQEIDNDEERMHLVAVLVSEQDHLVAEPEEVLYIKKGSITAQTPRRASKGAAGYDLAIDKDYVISPRGQELLSTGISIQVPEGTYARIAARSSYAFQGLIIGAGVVDSDFRGEVKIIVYNFSDNTLFLKAGEAVAQLILECYKTPMVMPVRELNMTSRGERGFVSTTPDKEQRIKIQKNEEMSYYKQGTKSSK; encoded by the coding sequence ATGACTACCAGAGCAGATCCTCCAGTAGCTACAAACTCAAGAACAAATACCGAAGGAGTATCTCTCTTTGAAGATCAAGTACGAAACTATAGGCAAAATCAAAGAAGAAGATATATGGCTGGAAGGGCATTGCAAAGGATGGCACGAAGAATAACAGGCAGAGAACCTTATGAATACACTCTTGAACAGCAATTAGATCCTCAGGTACAATTAAGACAATCTATGCAGGAGAGAGCTGCCTTAGTACCTGCTGAAGTTCTTTACCATTCCAGAAGGGATGATGCGCACCACAGTGTGTATGTACACAGATCGGAAGAAGCTATTCTAGTTACAACCAATCAAATTGACAGATCTTTTATTCAAGAAGAGAGTTTTCATCAACTTCAAAGAAGCAGAATGAGATTCATCCATATGGGAATCATACAAGTTAGAGTCCAAATTCTTCACCGACAAGAAGAAGGAACTTTATTATTAGTGGTATTTCGTGACAACAGATGGCGGGGAGATCAAGCAATATTTGCTGCGATGGAAATTGATCTCACACACGGAAGCCAATTAGTGTACGTAATCCCTGATACAATGCTAACTATATctgatttttatcaaaatatacaGATATCTATTTTAGCAAGGGGATACGAAGGCTGGCGCAATGGTGAAGCTAATATCTTGATTACACGAGGGATGGTTGGACGATTATCCAACACACCAAATGTTGGATTTGCATATGAAGTCCAAAATGTTGTTGATTATCTTGCCAGCCATGGAGTTAGAGCTTTACCTGGAAGACGATATAGCACAAGCGAATTTATGGGGCAAAATTGGATCATTCGACCCTCTACTATAAATATCCCACTTCAACCCACGGAGGTAACCACTAATACTCTTATTGATGGCAGAATTTCAATGCAATTTGAAAATTATCAGACAGCAAGGACAGCAATGCAACCAGAATACAATAATGCGGATCAAGAAATTGATAATGATGAAGAAAGAATGCATTTAGTAGCCGTCCTCGTTTCTGAACAAGATCATCTAGTTGCGGAACCTGAGGAAGTCCTTTATATTAAAAAGGGAAGTATAACTGCACAAACTCCAAGGAGAGCATCAAAGGGTGCAGCAGGATATGATTTAGCCATTGACAAAGATTATGTTATTTCACCACGAGGGCAAGAATTATTAAGCACAGGAATAAGTATACAAGTTCCTGAAGGTACTTATGCAAGGATTGCAGCCCGATCAAGTTATGCATTTCAAGGACTGATTATAGGAGCTGGCGTTGTTGATTCAGACTTCAGAGGTGAAGTAAAAATTATTGTATATAATTTCTCTGACAACACTTTATTTCTCAAAGCAGGAGAAGCTGTGGCACAACTTATTCTTGAATGTTATAAAACTCCTATGGTAATGCCTGTCCGTGAACTAAATATGACCTCTAGAGGGGAAAGAGGTTTTGTCTCAACCACTCCTGATAAGGAACAACGTATAAAGATACAGAAAAACGAAGAAATGAGTTATTACAAGCAAGGAACCAAAAGCAGCAAATGA